Proteins encoded by one window of Cyclobacteriaceae bacterium:
- a CDS encoding zinc-dependent peptidase, with translation MVFFIVVVGFIVVVVYYRNQLEVAYEEVGRMTAPIRSTILPFPNHYKEILQKYFGYYNRLNTQQQHAFEQKLLYFIMSKKFIPRQFRPVTDEMKVMIGACAVQLTFGLPRVYLQHFDKILIYPTDYYSSISKRFHKGEVNPAFGAIVLSWKSFVDGYIYTNDSVNLGLHEMAHALRLENIIHNDEYNFFDDALVEQFDTYARQLCSLPSSEDTFLRAYACANPHEFFAVAVENFFERPAEFKNALPEVYAILAKLLNQDPILHFS, from the coding sequence ATGGTTTTCTTCATTGTGGTAGTAGGTTTCATTGTTGTAGTGGTCTACTACCGCAATCAACTGGAAGTTGCCTATGAAGAAGTGGGTCGGATGACTGCGCCTATTCGTTCAACTATTCTCCCGTTTCCCAACCACTACAAAGAAATCTTACAGAAATACTTTGGGTACTACAACCGGCTGAACACGCAACAACAACATGCGTTTGAGCAGAAGCTGCTCTACTTTATCATGAGTAAGAAATTTATTCCGCGCCAGTTCAGACCGGTTACGGATGAAATGAAAGTGATGATTGGTGCGTGTGCGGTCCAGTTGACATTCGGTTTGCCGCGCGTGTACCTGCAACACTTCGATAAAATTCTGATTTATCCTACCGATTACTATTCTTCCATAAGCAAACGTTTTCATAAAGGCGAAGTAAACCCAGCCTTTGGTGCGATTGTGTTAAGCTGGAAAAGTTTTGTGGATGGATACATCTATACAAATGATTCCGTTAACCTGGGATTGCACGAAATGGCGCATGCTCTTCGCTTAGAGAACATCATTCACAACGATGAATACAATTTCTTTGATGATGCGTTGGTAGAACAATTTGACACGTATGCGCGTCAGTTGTGCAGCCTCCCTTCTTCAGAAGATACATTTCTGCGCGCCTATGCTTGTGCCAACCCACATGAATTTTTTGCCGTGGCTGTAGAGAACTTTTTTGAACGACCAGCCGAGTTTAAAAACGCCTTGCCGGAGGTTTACGCCATCCTTGCCAAACTGCTTAATCAGGACCCCATTCTTCACTTTTCATAG
- a CDS encoding glycine--tRNA ligase — MANQEDNLFKNVIAHAKEYGFIFPSSEIYDGLSAVYDYGQNGAELKNNIKEYWWKFMTMLHENIVGIDAAIFMHPTTWKASGHVDAFNDPMIDNKDSKKRYRADQLIEGYIEKLEEKIEKEVEKAAKRFENFDRNMFVTTNARVIEYQKKIDEVNDKMKDALGSGNMEALKQLIIDLEIADPISGSRNWTDVRQFNLMFSTEMGSVADDANKIYLRPETAQGIFVNFLNVQKTGRMKIPFGIAQIGKAFRNEIVARQFIFRMREFEQMEMQFFVKPGEEMKWYEFWKEKRMKWHKALGLGEENYRFHDHLNLAHYANAACDIQFNFPMGFRELEGIHSRTDFDLKSHEKYSGKKLQYFDPEDNQNYIPYVVETSIGLDRMFLAVLSTSYKEEKLADGSERVVLRIPAPLAPNKVAILPLTKKDGLPEKAMEIMNELKFHVRCFYEEKDAIGKRYRRQDAIGTPYCVTVDHQTLQDNTVTIRHRDTMEQERVPVSSLKDTLTQACSINNILKRI, encoded by the coding sequence ATGGCGAATCAAGAAGACAACCTGTTTAAGAATGTGATCGCCCATGCCAAGGAGTATGGGTTTATTTTTCCTTCCAGCGAGATTTATGACGGACTCAGTGCCGTGTACGACTACGGTCAGAATGGCGCAGAACTGAAGAATAATATTAAGGAGTACTGGTGGAAATTCATGACCATGCTCCACGAAAACATTGTGGGCATCGATGCCGCCATTTTCATGCACCCCACTACCTGGAAAGCCTCCGGCCACGTAGATGCGTTTAACGATCCGATGATCGATAATAAAGATTCGAAAAAGCGCTACCGTGCTGATCAGCTGATTGAAGGCTACATTGAAAAGTTGGAAGAAAAAATTGAAAAGGAAGTTGAAAAGGCTGCCAAACGCTTTGAAAACTTTGATCGCAACATGTTTGTGACTACCAATGCGCGTGTGATAGAGTATCAAAAAAAGATTGATGAGGTAAATGACAAAATGAAAGATGCGTTGGGTTCCGGAAACATGGAAGCCCTGAAGCAACTGATCATTGACCTGGAAATAGCCGATCCGATTTCCGGCTCGCGCAACTGGACAGATGTACGCCAGTTCAACCTGATGTTTTCAACAGAAATGGGCTCGGTAGCCGATGATGCCAACAAGATTTACCTCCGCCCCGAAACGGCTCAAGGGATTTTTGTAAACTTTTTAAACGTGCAAAAAACCGGGCGCATGAAAATACCGTTCGGCATCGCGCAAATTGGTAAAGCATTTCGAAATGAGATTGTAGCGCGCCAGTTCATTTTCCGTATGCGCGAATTTGAACAAATGGAAATGCAGTTTTTTGTGAAGCCGGGCGAAGAAATGAAATGGTACGAGTTCTGGAAGGAGAAGCGCATGAAATGGCACAAAGCGCTCGGCTTGGGTGAAGAGAACTATCGCTTCCACGATCACCTGAACCTGGCGCACTACGCAAACGCAGCTTGTGATATCCAGTTCAATTTCCCGATGGGCTTCCGCGAGCTTGAGGGCATTCATTCACGCACCGACTTTGACTTAAAAAGCCACGAAAAATACAGCGGCAAAAAACTGCAGTACTTTGATCCGGAAGACAATCAGAATTACATACCATATGTAGTTGAAACTTCCATTGGTCTCGACCGGATGTTTCTCGCTGTACTTTCTACTTCATACAAAGAAGAAAAACTGGCCGATGGCAGTGAGCGTGTGGTGTTGCGTATTCCTGCCCCGTTGGCACCCAACAAGGTTGCCATACTTCCGCTCACCAAAAAAGACGGGCTTCCTGAAAAGGCGATGGAAATCATGAACGAGTTGAAATTTCATGTGCGTTGCTTCTATGAAGAAAAAGATGCCATTGGAAAACGCTACCGTAGGCAGGACGCCATCGGCACCCCCTACTGTGTAACGGTTGATCACCAAACGCTTCAGGACAACACCGTAACCATTCGCCACCGCGATACGATGGAACAGGAACGCGTTCCGGTCAGCTCGCTAAAGGATACGCTCACACAAGCTTGTTCCATCAATAACATCCTGAAAAGGATTTAA